A single Tenacibaculum sp. Bg11-29 DNA region contains:
- a CDS encoding UDP-3-O-(3-hydroxymyristoyl)glucosamine N-acyltransferase, translated as MKFKKTQTLQQISQLLSCEFVGKSSFSITGINEIHVVEKGDIVFVDHPKYYSKALNSAATTILINKEVACPEGKSLLISEDPFRDFNKITKHFNPFIASKESISESAIIGEGTIIQPNVFIGDNVSIGKNCVIHPNVTIYSNAIIGNNVTIHANTVLGADAFYYKNRPDAFDKLISGGSVILEDNVDLGASCTIDKGVTGNTTIGAGTKIDNQVHVGHDTVIGKKCLIASQTGIAGCVIIEDEVTIWGQVGTNSGITIGKGAVILGQTGVTKSVEGGKSYFGTPVSESRSKLKELAEIKRLVKEQKKI; from the coding sequence ATGAAATTCAAAAAAACACAAACATTACAACAAATATCGCAACTTTTAAGTTGTGAATTTGTTGGTAAATCTTCTTTTTCTATTACAGGGATTAATGAAATTCATGTTGTAGAAAAGGGGGATATTGTTTTTGTAGATCACCCCAAGTATTATAGTAAAGCTTTAAACTCGGCAGCAACGACTATTTTAATTAATAAAGAAGTAGCTTGTCCAGAAGGAAAGTCATTATTAATATCAGAGGATCCTTTTAGAGATTTTAATAAAATAACAAAACATTTTAATCCGTTTATAGCATCAAAAGAAAGTATTTCTGAAAGTGCAATTATTGGAGAAGGAACCATTATTCAGCCAAATGTTTTTATAGGCGATAATGTATCTATAGGTAAAAACTGTGTGATTCATCCTAACGTTACTATTTATAGCAATGCTATTATTGGTAATAATGTTACAATTCATGCGAATACCGTTTTAGGAGCTGATGCTTTTTATTATAAAAACAGGCCTGATGCTTTTGATAAATTAATTTCTGGAGGAAGCGTTATTTTAGAAGATAATGTAGATTTAGGAGCTTCTTGTACTATTGATAAAGGTGTAACAGGTAATACTACTATTGGTGCAGGAACAAAAATTGATAATCAGGTTCATGTAGGGCATGATACTGTAATAGGTAAAAAGTGTTTAATAGCATCACAAACTGGTATTGCTGGTTGTGTTATTATTGAGGACGAAGTAACTATATGGGGGCAGGTTGGAACAAACAGTGGAATTACTATAGGTAAAGGAGCTGTAATACTCGGTCAAACAGGTGTTACAAAATCTGTAGAAGGGGGTAAATCGTATTTCGGAACACCAGTTTCAGAATCTAGAAGTAAGTTAAAAGAATTAGCTGAAATAAAACGATTAGTAAAAGAACAAAAAAAGATATAA
- the sucD gene encoding succinate--CoA ligase subunit alpha: protein MSVLVNKDSKIIVQGFTGSEGTFHAGQMIDYGTNVVGGVTPGKGGQEHIGKPVFNTVDEAVQKVGADTSIIFVPPAFAADAIMESAEAGIKVIICITEGIPTADMVKVKAYVDQLDCTLVGPNCPGVITPDEAKVGIMPGFIFKKGKIGIVSKSGTLTYEAADQVVKQGFGITTAIGIGGDPIIGTTTKEAVELLMNDDETEAIVMIGEIGGNLEAEAARWIKADGNRKPVIGFIAGQTAPAGRTMGHAGAIVGGDDDTAQAKMKILAENGVHVVESPAKIGEMVAKVLA, encoded by the coding sequence ATGAGTGTTTTAGTAAATAAAGATTCAAAAATTATAGTTCAAGGTTTTACAGGTAGTGAAGGTACTTTTCACGCTGGTCAAATGATCGATTACGGTACAAACGTCGTAGGAGGTGTAACACCAGGTAAAGGAGGGCAAGAACACATAGGTAAACCAGTTTTTAATACAGTTGATGAAGCTGTACAAAAAGTAGGAGCAGATACTTCTATTATTTTTGTACCACCAGCATTTGCTGCTGATGCTATTATGGAATCTGCTGAAGCAGGAATTAAAGTAATTATTTGTATTACTGAAGGAATTCCTACTGCTGATATGGTAAAAGTAAAAGCTTACGTAGATCAATTAGATTGTACTTTAGTAGGACCTAATTGTCCTGGAGTAATTACTCCAGATGAAGCTAAAGTTGGTATTATGCCAGGGTTTATCTTTAAAAAAGGTAAAATAGGTATTGTTTCTAAATCAGGTACTTTAACTTATGAAGCTGCTGATCAAGTTGTAAAACAAGGATTTGGTATAACCACAGCAATTGGTATTGGTGGAGATCCAATTATTGGAACTACAACAAAAGAAGCTGTTGAGTTATTAATGAATGATGATGAAACTGAAGCAATCGTAATGATTGGTGAAATCGGAGGAAACTTAGAAGCAGAAGCTGCTCGTTGGATTAAAGCTGATGGTAATCGTAAACCAGTAATTGGTTTTATTGCAGGTCAAACTGCACCAGCTGGTAGAACAATGGGGCATGCAGGTGCAATTGTAGGTGGTGATGATGATACTGCTCAAGCAAAAATGAAGATTTTGGCAGAAAATGGAGTTCATGTTGTTGAATCACCAGCTAAAATTGGTGAAATGGTAGCAAAAGTTTTAGCATAG
- a CDS encoding pitrilysin family protein → MKKIKLLLVSMLLISVVSCKKSATSNDEVKTEEHKSVDGFKYETVTNDPTGLRLYTLDNGLKVYLSKNTDEPKIQTYIAVRAGSNYDPKESTGLAHYLEHMLFKGTDKIGALDWDKEKVFLDKISDLYEKHRAEKDEAKKLVLYKEIDKVSLEASKHGSSGEYKKIIESLGATGTNAHTWFEETVYKNKIPANELNKWLDLESERFSSLVLRLFHTELEAVFEEFNRGQDSDFRKSYAAMLKGLFPNHPYGQQSTIGKAEHLKNPSMIDIHNYFDKYYVPNNMAVVLVGDLDFEATIKEVNAAFGKFERKELAHPVLPKESPITESIVKEVFGPTSESISIAFRSKGVNTKEEKMVTLCDMIMANGNAGLIDLNLNQKQAVQRAGCSPTFLNDYGYHSFNGSPKTGQTLDEVKDLLLEQIEKLKKGEFDEWMIEAVVNDLKLSQTRQYESNTALASAYFNAFIHHENWNDKVKFLDDLKKITKVELVDFANTFYQNNYVVTYKRKGEDKNIVKVKNPGITPVNLNRGKSSEFITEFNKQKSAPLAPKFVDYKTAIKELKTKNDISVSYVENKNNDLFDLNIIFDMGKDNDKKLSLAAGYLEFLGTDKYSAEDIKKEFYKLGVDYYVSAQDDKTYVGLRGLKENLPKGLELLEHLWDNAKADQRAFDKYVEKIFKGRQNGKTQKENILWNGLMNYGKYGEDSRLRNIMQVDELKAIDPVELVSILKDLKNYKQRVFYYGKDVKSAVSALDTHHKIYGELKEYPEAKKYIETETGGNVFFTNYDMVQSELLFLAKGEPFKPENLAASTLFNTYFGSGLSSIVFQEIRESKSLAYSAFASYSNARKKDGNNYVMAYVGTQANKLTQAVDAMLELMNNMPEAEKQFNAAKESTLKKIAAQRITKSSIFWSYERLKKLGIDNDNREQMYNTIKEMTIEDLKAFFDKNVKGESYNVMVIGNKKDLDIKSLQKLGKIKELDVDYLFNYVNEKKIKS, encoded by the coding sequence ATGAAAAAAATTAAATTACTCTTAGTAAGCATGTTACTTATTTCTGTTGTCAGTTGTAAGAAATCAGCAACTTCAAATGATGAAGTGAAGACAGAAGAACATAAAAGTGTGGACGGTTTTAAATACGAAACTGTTACAAATGATCCAACAGGCTTACGTTTATATACTTTAGATAATGGTTTAAAAGTGTATTTAAGTAAAAATACAGACGAACCAAAAATTCAAACTTATATTGCGGTAAGAGCAGGCTCAAATTACGATCCTAAAGAATCTACAGGTTTAGCACACTATTTAGAGCATATGTTATTTAAAGGAACGGATAAAATAGGAGCTCTTGATTGGGATAAAGAGAAAGTTTTCTTGGATAAAATATCTGATTTATATGAAAAACATAGAGCAGAAAAAGACGAAGCCAAAAAATTAGTTCTTTATAAAGAAATTGATAAAGTTTCTTTAGAAGCTTCTAAACATGGTTCTTCAGGTGAATATAAAAAAATTATAGAATCACTAGGTGCTACAGGTACTAATGCACATACTTGGTTTGAAGAAACAGTCTATAAAAACAAAATTCCTGCTAATGAGTTAAATAAATGGTTAGATTTAGAATCAGAACGTTTTAGTTCGTTAGTATTACGTTTATTTCATACTGAGTTAGAAGCTGTTTTTGAAGAATTTAACCGTGGTCAGGATAGTGATTTCAGAAAGAGTTATGCTGCAATGTTAAAAGGTTTATTTCCTAATCATCCTTATGGTCAACAATCAACTATTGGTAAAGCGGAGCATTTAAAGAATCCTTCAATGATCGATATTCATAATTATTTCGATAAATACTATGTACCAAATAATATGGCTGTTGTATTGGTTGGAGATTTAGATTTTGAAGCTACTATTAAAGAAGTGAATGCTGCTTTTGGTAAATTTGAAAGAAAAGAATTAGCACATCCTGTTTTACCAAAAGAGTCTCCAATTACAGAATCAATAGTTAAAGAAGTATTTGGGCCAACATCAGAAAGTATTTCTATAGCTTTCCGTTCAAAAGGTGTAAATACTAAAGAGGAAAAAATGGTTACACTTTGCGATATGATTATGGCAAATGGTAATGCAGGTTTAATTGATTTAAATTTAAATCAAAAGCAAGCGGTACAAAGAGCTGGTTGTTCGCCAACATTTTTAAATGATTATGGATATCACTCTTTTAATGGTTCTCCAAAAACTGGTCAAACTTTAGACGAGGTTAAAGATTTGTTATTAGAACAGATTGAAAAATTAAAGAAAGGTGAATTTGACGAATGGATGATTGAAGCAGTGGTAAATGATTTAAAATTAAGTCAAACTCGCCAGTATGAAAGTAACACTGCATTAGCAAGCGCTTATTTTAATGCATTTATTCACCATGAAAATTGGAATGATAAAGTTAAATTTTTAGATGATTTAAAGAAAATCACAAAAGTAGAATTAGTTGATTTTGCTAATACATTTTATCAAAATAACTATGTTGTAACCTACAAGCGTAAAGGAGAAGATAAAAATATTGTAAAGGTTAAAAACCCAGGAATTACACCTGTTAATTTAAATAGAGGTAAAAGCTCTGAATTTATTACTGAATTTAACAAACAAAAATCGGCTCCATTAGCGCCTAAATTTGTTGACTATAAAACAGCGATTAAAGAGTTGAAAACTAAAAATGATATTTCAGTATCTTATGTTGAAAATAAGAATAATGATTTATTTGATTTAAATATTATTTTTGACATGGGTAAAGACAACGATAAAAAGTTAAGTCTTGCTGCTGGTTATTTAGAATTTTTAGGGACTGATAAATATTCAGCTGAAGACATCAAAAAAGAGTTTTATAAATTAGGAGTAGATTATTATGTAAGTGCTCAAGATGATAAAACGTATGTAGGTTTAAGAGGTTTAAAAGAAAACTTACCTAAAGGATTAGAGTTATTAGAACATTTATGGGATAATGCAAAAGCAGATCAAAGAGCATTTGATAAATATGTAGAGAAGATTTTTAAAGGCCGTCAAAACGGAAAAACTCAAAAAGAAAATATTCTTTGGAATGGTTTAATGAATTATGGTAAGTATGGTGAAGATTCTCGTTTACGTAACATAATGCAAGTTGATGAGTTAAAAGCAATTGATCCAGTTGAGTTAGTGAGTATTCTTAAAGATTTAAAAAACTATAAGCAACGTGTTTTTTACTACGGTAAAGATGTAAAATCTGCGGTTAGTGCTTTAGACACACATCATAAAATATATGGAGAGTTAAAAGAATATCCTGAAGCAAAAAAATATATTGAAACAGAAACAGGAGGTAACGTGTTTTTTACAAACTACGATATGGTTCAATCTGAATTATTATTTTTAGCAAAAGGTGAACCTTTTAAACCAGAAAACTTAGCAGCTTCAACATTATTTAATACCTATTTTGGTAGCGGATTATCATCAATTGTATTTCAAGAAATTCGTGAAAGTAAATCATTAGCTTATTCAGCATTTGCATCATATAGCAATGCTCGTAAAAAAGATGGTAATAATTACGTTATGGCTTATGTTGGTACGCAAGCAAATAAGCTAACGCAAGCTGTTGATGCAATGTTAGAGTTAATGAATAACATGCCAGAAGCTGAAAAGCAATTTAATGCAGCAAAAGAATCTACATTAAAAAAGATAGCTGCACAGCGTATTACAAAATCTAGTATTTTTTGGTCTTATGAAAGATTAAAGAAATTAGGAATTGACAACGATAATCGTGAGCAAATGTATAACACGATTAAAGAAATGACAATAGAAGATTTAAAAGCTTTCTTTGATAAAAATGTAAAAGGAGAATCTTATAATGTTATGGTTATTGGTAACAAGAAAGATCTAGATATTAAGTCTTTACAAAAATTAGGTAAGATTAAAGAATTAGATGTTGATTACTTATTTAACTATGTAAATGAGAAAAAGATAAAATCTTAA
- the fabG gene encoding 3-oxoacyl-[acyl-carrier-protein] reductase, producing MKLLENKTAIITGASRGIGRGIALEFAKQGANIAFTYSSSVDAANALEKELTDLGVKAKGYQSNAADFDAAQELAKEVHTEFGSIDVLINNAGITKDNLLMRISEDDFDKVIEVNLKSVFNLTKAVIRPMMKQRKGSIINMSSVVGLKGNAGQANYAASKAGIIGFSKSVALELGSRNIRSNVVAPGFIETEMTAKLDEKVVEGWRNEIPLKRGGTPEDIANACVFLASDMSAYITGQTLSVDGGMLT from the coding sequence ATGAAATTATTAGAAAATAAAACAGCTATTATAACAGGTGCCTCAAGAGGTATTGGTAGAGGAATAGCTTTAGAGTTTGCAAAACAAGGAGCAAATATTGCTTTTACATATAGTTCTTCTGTTGATGCGGCAAATGCTTTAGAAAAAGAATTGACAGATTTAGGTGTAAAAGCCAAAGGATATCAATCAAATGCAGCTGATTTCGATGCAGCTCAAGAATTAGCGAAAGAAGTACATACTGAGTTTGGAAGTATTGATGTATTGATAAACAATGCAGGTATTACAAAAGATAATTTATTAATGCGTATTTCTGAAGATGATTTTGATAAGGTTATTGAAGTAAACTTAAAATCTGTTTTTAATTTAACTAAAGCAGTTATTCGTCCGATGATGAAACAACGCAAAGGTTCAATTATTAATATGAGTTCGGTTGTTGGATTAAAAGGAAATGCAGGTCAAGCAAATTATGCAGCTTCAAAAGCTGGTATTATTGGTTTTTCTAAATCGGTGGCTTTAGAGTTAGGTTCAAGAAATATTAGAAGTAACGTAGTTGCTCCTGGATTTATTGAAACTGAAATGACAGCAAAATTAGATGAAAAAGTAGTTGAAGGATGGCGTAATGAAATTCCTCTAAAAAGAGGAGGAACTCCAGAAGACATTGCAAATGCTTGTGTGTTTTTAGCATCTGATATGAGTGCATATATTACTGGACAAACTTTATCTGTTGATGGAGGAATGTTAACGTAA
- a CDS encoding helix-turn-helix transcriptional regulator, producing the protein MELLPRLKRIIEHYNLTSSTFADTIDVQRSSISHLLSGRNKPSLDFVMKIINKFPEVDLYWLLYGKGSFPKIEGIIEPKNQNDIIKEKKTAPSLFSENETSEQEPEIKSNMQFSAVENKQANTKKISRIILFFEDGSFEAYNQ; encoded by the coding sequence ATGGAGCTATTACCAAGATTAAAAAGAATTATTGAACACTATAATTTAACATCATCAACATTTGCAGATACTATTGATGTGCAACGCTCTAGTATATCTCACCTGCTCTCTGGTAGAAATAAACCGAGTCTTGATTTTGTTATGAAAATAATAAACAAATTTCCTGAAGTAGATTTGTACTGGCTATTATACGGAAAAGGTAGTTTTCCTAAAATTGAAGGAATTATTGAACCTAAAAATCAAAATGATATTATTAAAGAAAAAAAGACAGCTCCTTCTCTTTTTTCTGAAAATGAAACATCTGAACAAGAGCCTGAAATAAAATCAAATATGCAATTCTCAGCGGTTGAAAATAAGCAAGCAAATACAAAAAAAATAAGTAGAATTATTCTATTTTTTGAAGATGGAAGCTTTGAAGCTTATAACCAATAA
- a CDS encoding PAS domain-containing sensor histidine kinase: protein MGKAQFIQILIRILLLIVNAILIFFTYTKGYAINAIGCSLLFLFQLFLFFDYLKKKFADIEKSIDCLLYDDYSNTISSKKRKNSLHNKTALLLEKHRKQSLLNTSEALILTNIIESLSIGMLILRKDANQQIEVFQINKAFTDFLKIPKFYNWGLLKNKIGNLLDFISKWDAIKHTISIDVNDTEESFFLKTSVTQTNEYEYLILSLETIQQLIDKKEKEAWYKLMNVMSHEIINTITPISSLAENLDSLLQENETDEETIQELSQGLQIIKRRSYHLTSFVDTYRKLAELPLPQKENINLTQVLQNTLLLFEQELKLKGIIIVFNANDSIIVNADKKQIEQVIINLLSNCLYALTAIENPKIKIELIKEKNRTHFSITDNGIGILNEIKDNIFIPYFTTRKDGSGIGLTLSKSIIESHNGSIKFTSKPQKTCFTVTFY from the coding sequence ATGGGGAAAGCTCAATTTATTCAGATACTTATTAGAATACTGTTATTAATAGTTAACGCTATTTTAATTTTCTTTACCTATACTAAAGGATACGCTATCAATGCTATTGGGTGTTCTCTTTTATTTTTATTTCAATTATTTTTATTTTTTGACTATTTAAAAAAAAAATTTGCTGATATAGAAAAATCGATAGATTGCTTATTATATGATGATTATTCTAATACCATTTCTTCAAAAAAAAGAAAAAACTCATTACACAACAAAACCGCTTTGTTATTAGAAAAACACAGAAAACAAAGTCTTTTAAATACTTCTGAGGCTTTAATTCTTACAAATATTATAGAAAGTTTAAGTATTGGGATGCTTATATTAAGAAAAGATGCGAATCAACAAATTGAAGTTTTTCAAATTAATAAAGCTTTTACTGATTTTTTAAAAATTCCTAAGTTTTATAATTGGGGATTATTAAAAAATAAAATTGGAAATCTTTTAGATTTTATTTCAAAATGGGATGCTATAAAACATACTATTAGTATTGATGTAAACGATACTGAAGAAAGTTTTTTCTTAAAAACATCAGTAACGCAAACAAATGAATACGAATACTTAATTCTTTCTTTAGAAACTATTCAACAATTAATTGATAAAAAGGAAAAAGAAGCTTGGTATAAGTTAATGAATGTAATGTCTCATGAAATTATAAATACCATTACTCCTATTAGTAGTTTAGCCGAAAATTTAGATTCACTTTTACAAGAAAATGAAACAGATGAAGAAACTATTCAAGAATTATCTCAAGGATTACAAATAATAAAAAGACGATCATACCACTTAACTTCGTTTGTTGATACTTATAGAAAATTAGCTGAATTACCATTACCTCAAAAAGAAAACATCAATTTAACACAGGTATTGCAAAACACTTTACTCTTATTTGAACAAGAATTAAAATTAAAGGGTATTATAATAGTATTTAATGCAAATGATAGTATAATTGTAAATGCTGATAAAAAACAGATAGAACAGGTTATTATAAACTTACTCTCTAATTGTTTATATGCTTTAACAGCTATTGAGAATCCTAAAATTAAAATTGAGCTTATAAAAGAAAAAAATAGGACTCATTTTTCTATTACCGATAATGGCATTGGTATTTTAAATGAAATAAAAGACAATATATTTATTCCTTATTTTACTACACGTAAAGATGGTTCTGGTATAGGCTTAACTTTAAGTAAGAGTATTATAGAATCACATAATGGTAGTATTAAATTTACTTCAAAACCACAAAAAACTTGTTTTACTGTTACTTTTTATTAA
- a CDS encoding sigma-54 dependent transcriptional regulator gives MRKKEATILIVDDDDDILFSARISLKKYFTEITTANNPKKISNHLTTATIDVVLLDMNYRIGYEDGKEGLYWLNHIKEISPETTVILMTAFGSVNLAVDAIKKGATDFILKPWNTEKLYGIVNAGVELARSKRKNTQLETVQKLNDKDFHQQTEHIIGNSLAMKSAVGLAKKVAPTDATILILGENGTGKYVFAKEIHLNSERKNHPFIHVDLGSLNENLFESELFGYTKGAFTDAHKDTIGRFELAKGGTIFLDEIGNLPLHLQSKLLTVVQNRKVTRLGEGNERAIDVRIICATNANIHKMVDEQTFRQDLLFRINTIELNLPPLRDRVGDVELLASHFLKKLNQKYRKKIDGFSKQALSGLKKYHWPGNIREIEHIIERAVIITDNIQIQTEDLHFSTKKLDISLSTSLNLEETEKLLIEQALQKHQGNISRAAKDLGLTRAALYRRLEKHQL, from the coding sequence ATGAGAAAAAAAGAAGCTACCATATTAATAGTTGACGATGATGATGATATTTTATTTTCTGCAAGAATAAGTTTGAAAAAATATTTTACTGAAATTACCACCGCTAATAATCCGAAGAAAATAAGTAATCATTTAACCACTGCAACTATAGATGTTGTTTTGTTAGATATGAATTATCGTATTGGATATGAAGACGGTAAAGAAGGTTTATATTGGTTAAACCATATTAAAGAAATTAGTCCAGAGACTACTGTTATTTTAATGACCGCTTTTGGTAGTGTAAATTTAGCTGTTGATGCCATAAAAAAAGGAGCAACTGATTTTATTTTAAAACCTTGGAACACTGAAAAATTATATGGAATTGTAAATGCCGGTGTAGAATTGGCTCGCTCTAAACGAAAAAATACGCAATTAGAAACTGTTCAAAAACTAAATGACAAAGATTTTCATCAACAAACAGAACATATTATTGGTAATTCTTTAGCAATGAAATCTGCTGTTGGTTTAGCTAAAAAAGTAGCTCCAACTGATGCTACTATTTTAATTTTAGGTGAAAACGGAACAGGGAAATATGTTTTTGCTAAAGAAATACATTTGAATTCAGAACGTAAAAATCATCCTTTTATTCACGTTGATTTAGGTTCTTTAAATGAAAATTTATTTGAAAGTGAGTTATTTGGTTATACAAAAGGAGCGTTTACAGATGCGCATAAAGATACTATTGGACGATTTGAATTGGCAAAAGGAGGAACCATTTTCTTAGATGAAATAGGCAACCTTCCACTCCATTTACAATCAAAATTATTAACAGTTGTTCAAAATAGAAAAGTAACTCGTTTAGGTGAAGGGAATGAACGTGCTATAGATGTCCGTATTATTTGTGCTACAAATGCGAATATTCATAAAATGGTAGATGAGCAAACCTTTCGTCAAGATTTATTATTTAGAATAAATACTATTGAGTTGAATTTACCACCTCTTAGAGACAGGGTTGGTGATGTTGAGTTACTAGCCAGCCATTTCTTAAAAAAACTAAATCAGAAATACAGAAAAAAAATAGACGGATTTAGTAAACAAGCTCTCAGTGGATTAAAGAAATATCATTGGCCAGGAAATATTAGAGAAATTGAACACATAATTGAACGTGCCGTTATTATTACTGACAACATTCAAATTCAAACTGAAGACTTACATTTTTCAACTAAAAAATTAGATATATCATTATCTACAAGTCTAAATTTAGAAGAAACAGAGAAATTATTAATTGAACAAGCATTACAAAAACATCAAGGTAATATTTCTAGAGCAGCTAAAGACCTAGGTTTAACTCGTGCTGCTTTGTATAGACGATTAGAAAAACATCAATTATAA
- a CDS encoding efflux RND transporter periplasmic adaptor subunit gives MDKQIQTKNKTTKKMLLWGIPIVLLLSVILMNLTRKKQTNIKKDNLSIREVTRGNFEDVILFNATVEPKTSVLVNVIQGGSVSEIFVESGQMIKKGTPLLKVYNPNAELNYLTQETVIVEQINNLRNIRVNIKNQQLNLDQQLLRIGNDFRSAKRQYKLDSTLYTKEVVAKNDYQKSNQEYTFQKERSGVIKRSVSEEKKSRDVQLARIDVSITNMQKSLELLRKNKENFVVKAPVDGLLSSFNPILGESYNQGQPIGKMDVLDGYKLTARVDEYYISKLKKDINGSVTVNTKNYDIVLSKVLSEVVSGQFEVELLFRNDSLPKSIKRGMSLKTKVFLSNNSKALLIPKGQFYQSTNGIWVFVLSTKNKAVKRTIKIGRENPFYYEILEGLKEGDRIITSSYDDYKKVEEINIE, from the coding sequence ATGGATAAGCAGATACAAACAAAGAATAAAACAACTAAAAAGATGTTATTGTGGGGAATTCCAATCGTGTTATTATTAAGTGTTATTTTAATGAATTTAACACGTAAAAAGCAAACAAACATAAAAAAAGATAATTTAAGTATTAGAGAAGTCACTCGTGGAAACTTTGAAGATGTTATTTTATTTAATGCTACTGTAGAGCCAAAAACTTCAGTCTTAGTAAATGTAATTCAAGGCGGTTCTGTTTCAGAAATTTTTGTTGAAAGTGGACAGATGATAAAAAAGGGAACACCATTATTAAAGGTATACAATCCGAATGCTGAACTAAATTACTTAACTCAAGAAACAGTTATTGTTGAACAAATTAATAATTTGAGAAATATTAGAGTAAATATTAAGAACCAACAATTAAATTTAGATCAACAATTGTTAAGAATTGGTAATGATTTTAGAAGTGCAAAACGCCAATATAAATTAGATTCAACCTTGTACACGAAAGAAGTGGTAGCAAAGAATGATTATCAAAAATCGAATCAAGAATATACGTTTCAAAAAGAAAGAAGCGGAGTTATTAAAAGAAGTGTTTCAGAGGAAAAAAAGAGCAGAGATGTACAATTAGCTAGAATAGATGTTTCTATTACTAATATGCAAAAAAGTTTAGAATTATTACGCAAGAATAAAGAGAATTTTGTAGTGAAAGCTCCAGTAGACGGTTTGTTATCATCATTCAATCCAATTTTAGGAGAAAGTTATAATCAAGGTCAACCAATTGGAAAAATGGATGTTTTAGATGGTTATAAATTAACTGCAAGAGTAGATGAGTATTACATTTCAAAATTAAAGAAAGACATAAATGGAAGTGTTACTGTAAATACTAAAAATTACGATATTGTATTATCAAAAGTATTGTCAGAAGTTGTAAGTGGGCAATTTGAAGTTGAGCTTCTTTTTAGGAATGATTCACTTCCTAAGAGTATTAAAAGAGGAATGTCTTTAAAAACAAAAGTCTTTTTATCTAATAACAGTAAAGCTTTGTTAATACCTAAAGGTCAGTTTTATCAAAGTACCAATGGGATTTGGGTTTTTGTATTAAGCACAAAAAATAAAGCGGTAAAACGTACTATTAAAATTGGTAGAGAAAACCCTTTTTATTACGAAATTTTAGAGGGATTAAAAGAAGGAGATAGGATAATAACATCTAGTTATGATGATTATAAAAAAGTAGAAGAAATAAATATTGAATAA
- a CDS encoding ABC transporter ATP-binding protein gives MIKITNLVKVYKTEEVETTALNSLSLEVKEGEFVSIMGASGCGKSTLLNIIGLLDAPNDGSYLFDGTEVARFNEKQRAGLRKANIGFVFQNFNLIDELTVYENVELPLIYNKVEASERKQRVNEILERIGIAHRAKHFPLQLSGGQQQRVAVARALITNPKLILADEPTGNLDSKSGNDVMELLTELHATGATIVMVTHSSYDAQFSSRIITLKDGEIISEKTNEHKVDILVQ, from the coding sequence ATGATTAAAATAACAAATTTAGTAAAAGTATATAAAACAGAAGAAGTTGAAACTACAGCATTAAACAGCTTAAGTTTAGAAGTAAAAGAAGGAGAATTTGTATCTATTATGGGAGCTTCAGGTTGCGGAAAATCTACCTTATTAAATATTATAGGTTTATTAGACGCTCCAAATGACGGAAGTTATCTTTTTGATGGAACTGAAGTTGCACGTTTTAATGAAAAACAACGAGCGGGTTTACGTAAAGCTAATATTGGTTTTGTGTTTCAAAATTTTAATTTAATTGATGAATTAACAGTATACGAAAATGTAGAGTTGCCATTAATTTACAATAAGGTAGAAGCATCAGAAAGAAAACAACGTGTTAATGAGATTTTAGAACGAATTGGTATAGCACATCGAGCAAAACACTTTCCGTTACAATTATCTGGAGGTCAACAACAACGTGTTGCTGTGGCTAGAGCTTTGATAACAAACCCAAAATTAATCTTAGCTGATGAACCTACAGGTAATTTAGATAGTAAAAGTGGTAATGATGTAATGGAATTATTAACTGAATTACATGCAACAGGAGCCACTATTGTAATGGTAACTCATTCTTCTTACGATGCTCAATTTTCATCAAGAATTATTACTTTAAAAGATGGAGAAATAATTTCAGAAAAAACAAACGAGCATAAAGTTGATATTTTAGTTCAATAA